DNA sequence from the Candidatus Schekmanbacteria bacterium genome:
GAGACTGAAATTTATCAGATTGAAGGATCTCTTTAAGATAGACATTTTCTCTTTTATTGTTTGGAATCTCAATCCCCACGGTGCCTTTTCCGGGTATGGGCGCTACAATTCTAACATTGATTGTTTTCATTGCCATTGCCAAGTCATTGGTGAGCGACACAATTTTATTCAACTTTATTCCCGGTGCAGGCTCAAATTCATACATTGTAATAACAGGGCCAGTTCTCACTTCGCAAACCTTTCCTTCGATACCGAAATCCAAAAGTTTTTTTTCTAATATCTTTGAATTCAAAAGGATATCCTGTTTGGTGATTTTCGATTCACTTTTTTTCGGTTCTCTGAGAAGATTTAGAGAAGGGAGCATATATTCTTTGGCGAAATCAAAGCGCTGCTGTTCAGGTTCGGGAATTTCCTCTCCTTTGTCCATATCGATTTCGATTTGTTCTATATTTGGTCTGGGTTTCTTCTTTTCACTCTCAATTTTCGGTTTTATATTGGCGGAATGCTTCTTTTTTTGTTTCCAATTGATATAGAAGTCAAATGCCTTATCGATTTTTTCATAAGACCACCGTACCGAAACAGCAACTGCATTAAATGCTTTTCTCGTTATATCAATAATGGAAAATTCTGTTAGAAGGAAGAGAGAGAGAATAAAAAATGAAACAAGAATAATATAGGTGCCGGCAGGTCCGGCAAGTCTTTCTGAAGGTCCTGTCAAGTATAGACCAATTATGCCGCCAGGAGTTATACCCTTTGAAAATTCAATAAGCTCATTATGCCTGAAAGGAAATTGAAGCAGCGTGCATAAACTTGTGAAAAAAAGTATGAAACCAATGGACTTTATAACAATGTGGTCTATCTTTTCCTTCCTTATGAGGTTTAAACTGAAAAGGAAAATAAAAAGAGGCATTAAAAGAGATGCATAACCGAAAACCTCAAACAAAAGTGCCGAACATTCTGCCCCTATTAAACCTGCAAGATTGTTGTATTTGCCTTCTGTTATGTTTTTGGAATCAGCAGAAAACCAAGTCGTATCATGGGGATTGTGCGATATAAGACTAAGAGAAAGAAGAAGTGCAAAAGCTAAAAGAAAGAAAGCACTTATATCTCGTTTTATACTTCTACCCTTTGAAATTTGTCCTTTGCTCATTTTTCAGCATATTATGTAAAAGCACTATTGAAATTATATAGAAAAAACAACAGTTCTACAAGGATATAGTATCTCATCTATTCCAAAAAAGAAAAGTAATTTGTTGATTTTTTTCTGTATTTTTTTTAATATGATTTTGCGTTACTAAGATAGAATCAATAGAAATAAAAGGATTATGGCTTCCGGTGAAAAAATGAATCAATTCTATAAGAATTTAATGTTGTGGATAATACTGATTGTATTCACAATAATTCTATTTAATGCCTTCAATAACAATAAAAATATTGCAAATGAATTTGATTATTCAAAATTTCTTCAATTTGTAAATGAAGGCAAGGTTGTAAAGGTAACAATTCAGGGAAATGATATCGAAGGTGTTTTGACTGACAATTCAAAGTTCAAAACTTATGCACCTGATGACCCAAAATTGATTGAGTTGCTCACAAGCAAAAATGTGCAGATTAAAGCCCTTGCGCCTCCTTCATCTCCTTGGTATGTAGTTTTTCTTTCATCTTGGTTTCCTCTTCTTGTGTTGTTGGGAATATGGGTTTTCTTTATGCGTCAAATGCAAGTGGGAGGAAATAAGGCGCTTTCCTTTGGCAAAAGCAAGGCAAGGCTTCTCAATGAGAGTCAGAACAAAGTCACTTTTGATGATGTAGCAGGCATAGATGAGGCAAAACTTGAAGTTGAAGAGATTATCGAGTTTTTGAAAGATCCCCATAAGTTTCAAAAACTGGGAGGCAAAATACCTAAAGGAGTTCTGCTTATAGGTCCTCCCGGCACAGGAAAAACTTTGCTTGCAAGAGCCATAGCAGGCGAAGCAGATGTACCATTCTTTTCAATATCTGGTTCTGATTTCGTAGAGATGTTTGTAGGCGTTGGCGCATCGAGAGTCAGAGATCTCTTTGAGCAAGGAAAGAAAAATGCCCCTTGTATTATCTTTATCGACGAAATAGATGCAGTAGGACGTCATCGCGGTGCAGGACTTGGGGGTGGACACGATGAAAGAGAACAGACATTGAACCAGCTTTTGGTTGAGATGGACGGATTTGAATCAAATGAAGGAGTGATATTGATTGCAGCAACAAACCGTCCTGATGTTTTGGATCCTGCTCTTTTGAGGCCCGGTCGTTTTGACCGGCAGGTGGTGGTTCCGAGGCCCGATGTAAAGGGGCGCGAAGGGATTCTGAAAGTTCATACCAAGAAAATTCCTTTGGCGGAAAATGTTTCCTTGGAGATCATTGCAAGAGGAACTCCCGGATTTTCAGGTGCAGATTTGGCAAATCTTGTCAATGAAGCCGCTCTTTATGCAGCAAGGATAAATAAAGATAAAGTTGAGATGTCTGATTTTGAATACGCAAAGGATAAAGTCTTAATGGGCGTTGAAAGAAAAAGTATGATCATAAGTGAGGAAGAAAAAAGAATTACTGCTTATCATGAAGCAGGTCATACATTAGTCGCAAAACTTTTGCCGGGTACTGACCCAATTCATAAGGTCAGTATAATCCCGAGAGGAATGGCATTGGGGGTTACACAACAGCTTCCAATGGATGAAAAACATACATATCCTCTTGAATATCTCAGGAATAATATCTGTGTTTTGCTTGGCGGAAGACTTGCTGAAGATATAATCTTGTCACAGCCAACAACAGGTGCCGGCAATGATATTGAAAGAGCCACTGAATTGGCAAGAAAAATGGTATGCGAATGGGGAATGAGCAAAGAGCTGGGGCCCCTGACATTTGGGAAAAAGGAAGAGGAAATTTTTCTTGGAAGAGAAATTTCTAAACATAGAGATTACAGCGAAGCAACAGCCGTTGCGATTGATAGGGAAGTTAAAAATATTGTAATGGAATGTTATAATCTTGCTAAGTCTCTGCTTCTATCAAAAATTGATGTTCTCAATGCATTGGCAAAAGCTCTTCTTGAAAAAGAAGTGCTTAACGGCGAAGAGATAGATAAAATTGTCAATAGCGAAGGTAAGGAAGCCATCACGGCTGCATAAAGAAATTCTTTAAAAAGAAAAAAAAGAAGTTAAATATTGTATTTTATTGAATCCTTGAAGAAACATTTCACTTTTTTATCCTATTCTTTTTTGGAGTTTTTTGATGAACAATTTCCGCATAGATTTTCCAAGAGGTATTTCTCTTTGTTTGGATAATTCACTTGCAGTAATGGGAGTCATTAATTGTACTCCTGATTCTTTTTATGACGGAGGAAAATACAGTTCTGCTGACGAAGCAGTTGAAAGAGCATTAAGAATGGAAGAGGAGGGAGCAAAGATAATTGATGTAGGTGGTGAATCGACAAGGCCGGGCAGTAAACGAGTAGATGCAAAAGAGGAACTTTCAAGAGTTATTCCTGTTGTTAAAAAATTGCGGAAAAAAAGTAAAATTCTAATTTCTGTTGACACATATAAATCTGAAGTTGCAACTGCCGCTTTAGACAATGGAGCTGATTTAGTAAATGACATTAGTGGATTCGATTTTGATGCAAAAATGCCTGAAACTATTGCTCATTTTGGATGCCCTGTAATTATAGGGCATATTAAAGGCAAACCGGAAACTATGCAAAAAGGAGTAAAATATAGGAATGTTGTCAATGAAGTAATGAAAAAACTTGAAGATAAAACAGATATGGCTGTAAAATCTGGTATAAGGAAAGATTTAATTCTTATCGATCCGGGAATAGGATTTGGAAAGAAGGTTGAAGACAATTTGAGAATAATCAAGTATCTCAATCAAATAAAGAAGCTTGAAAGGCCTATAGTCATAGGTGCTTCGAGAAAAAGCTTTATTGGAAAGATACTGGATGTAGAACCGGAAGAGAGATTGGAAGGGAGTCTTGCTGTTGCTTCTATTGCCGCATTGAATGGAGCAGACATTATAAGAGCCCATGATGTAAAGGAAACTGTTAGAGCTCTTAAAGTTGTGGAAAGCATATTATCTGCATAGGAGATAAATTGGAATTACCTTTGGGCATAACTTATATTGATCTTTTTAAAAACGCTCTTGATATTCTTATTGTGGCATTCATCATTTATCGCCTTCTCCTTTTCATAAAAGGAACACGAGCAATACAGATGTTAATCGGTTTAATTCTCTTTAGTTTCGTCTATTTGCTTTCTGAATATTTCGAATTTACAACAACTCACTGGATAATGGAACATTTCTGGTCAGTTCTCCTTATTGCCATTCTTATTCTTTTTCAACCGGAGATTAGAGCAATGCTTGCCGAGATGGGACAAAGACCAATTATGGCTTCCTTCTTCAAATACGAAGGACAACAGGTAATGGGTGAAATCATAAAAGCCGTGATGATTTTGTCAGAAAGAAGAATAGGGGCTCTAATTGTCCTTGAAAGGGAAACGAAACTGCGTCCCTATGTGCAAGTTGGTGCCATTCTTATGAGCAGAGTTACGGAGCGCCTCATTTTAAGCATTTTTCAACCAGAATCACCACTTCATGACGGCGCTATTATTATCGGAGAAGATAATAGAATTTTTGCTGCCGGATGTTATTTACCTCTTACTTCAAGGACAGATATATCAAAATATTTGGGCACAAGGCACCGGGCAGCGGTAGGAATTAGTGAGGAAACAGATGCCGTTGTAATAGTTGTTTCTGAAGAAACCGGAACAATTTCTATTGCAGAAGGGGGTCAGCTTTATAGCAACCTTTCAGAAGATTCACTAAGAGAGAGACTGCAGTCTCTTTTTAAGATAACGGCGAAAAAAGGAACAAAAAAATGAAAAGATGGCTGTCGAATAATCTGCTGCTAAAAGCTTTTTCGCTTTTATTTGCGGCTCTCTTATGGTTTTATCTGACTGCGGAGCAGGAAGCGGAACTTGGTTTCCCAGTAAGAATCGAATTTAGTGGACTGCCTTCATCTCTCGTAGTATCAGAAGGTAAAATAGACCATGCTACAGTATGGCTTCGAGGAGTAAGAAGAAACCTTTTCAACCTTAGAGCGAAAAATATGGTATTTAAGGTAGACCTGAAAGAAGCAACTGAAGGAATGCTTGTTTATCCACTAACAGAAGATGGATTGGAAAAGATTCCTGGCATTGTTGTTGAGAAAATTGTGCCACCTGTTTTGAATTTGAAAATTGAGAAGCTTATTAAAAAAAGTCTTTATGTCAAACCAAAATTGAAAGGAATGGTCCCGCGCGGTTATGAGTTTGTTAGCGCATCAGTTTATCCAAGAGTTATACAGGTGCGTGGAAGAAGAAGTGTCCTTCAGGGAATGAAAAGTATTTATACCTACCCTGTGGATATCTCAAATTTGACACAGCCTGCCAATTTTGAAGTTCCAGCCAATTTAGAGGCATACGATTTAGAGCTTGTTGATGATTCGCGTATGGTTAAAGTTCGAGTAAATGTGAAAGAACATATTGTCCAAAAAAGATTTGTTGGCCTTCCTCTTATAGTAAAAGAATTACCTCAGAATTATAATGCAACGATTACACCTACCACCACAACCATAGAAGTAAAAGGACCGGAAATTTTACTTGATAATTTAAAACCTGTGGATATAAAGGTCTTCGTAAGTGCTAAAAATTTGCCGGCTGGAATCTTTTATAAGAGACGAGCAGAAGTAGAACTTCCTGAAAAAGTTTCCGTAGTAAAGATTGAGCCGGCACTTTATAAGATAAAGAAGTTCCGTAGAAAAAAATAGAGTAGTTTTTCATAGGTTTTTGATTAGCAAGTTAATAATTAAGGTAAAGTGATAATGAAGTTAGGTGTGAATGTTGACCATGTAGCCACGATCAGACAGGCACGGG
Encoded proteins:
- a CDS encoding DNA translocase FtsK, with translation MSKGQISKGRSIKRDISAFFLLAFALLLSLSLISHNPHDTTWFSADSKNITEGKYNNLAGLIGAECSALLFEVFGYASLLMPLFIFLFSLNLIRKEKIDHIVIKSIGFILFFTSLCTLLQFPFRHNELIEFSKGITPGGIIGLYLTGPSERLAGPAGTYIILVSFFILSLFLLTEFSIIDITRKAFNAVAVSVRWSYEKIDKAFDFYINWKQKKKHSANIKPKIESEKKKPRPNIEQIEIDMDKGEEIPEPEQQRFDFAKEYMLPSLNLLREPKKSESKITKQDILLNSKILEKKLLDFGIEGKVCEVRTGPVITMYEFEPAPGIKLNKIVSLTNDLAMAMKTINVRIVAPIPGKGTVGIEIPNNKRENVYLKEILQSDKFQSHPSKICIALGKDILGNVVVEDLAKMPHLLIAGATGSGKSVAVNMMILSLLYRATPKEVKMIMVDPKMLELSVYQDIPHLLTPVVTNPKEASYALQWAVREMERRYQLMKNRGVRSITRYNRLLREENRDEEENILPYIVIFIDELADLMIAASKTVEDSIQRLSQMARAAGIHLIMATQRPSVDVITGVIKANFSWRIALQVSVKVDSRTILDQNGAEQLLGKGDMLLMSPGYNRLTRIHGAFVSDTEVQAVVNHIKAQGISQPDMTVLTPLPSEKESEIEEEEDEIYEEVVRWLAKTKSVSISLVQRKFRVGYNRAARIIEKMEAEGLIGPADGVKPREVLIDETEVEEFLENRKKYKNDNEENQS
- a CDS encoding ATP-dependent metallopeptidase FtsH/Yme1/Tma family protein, with the protein product MNQFYKNLMLWIILIVFTIILFNAFNNNKNIANEFDYSKFLQFVNEGKVVKVTIQGNDIEGVLTDNSKFKTYAPDDPKLIELLTSKNVQIKALAPPSSPWYVVFLSSWFPLLVLLGIWVFFMRQMQVGGNKALSFGKSKARLLNESQNKVTFDDVAGIDEAKLEVEEIIEFLKDPHKFQKLGGKIPKGVLLIGPPGTGKTLLARAIAGEADVPFFSISGSDFVEMFVGVGASRVRDLFEQGKKNAPCIIFIDEIDAVGRHRGAGLGGGHDEREQTLNQLLVEMDGFESNEGVILIAATNRPDVLDPALLRPGRFDRQVVVPRPDVKGREGILKVHTKKIPLAENVSLEIIARGTPGFSGADLANLVNEAALYAARINKDKVEMSDFEYAKDKVLMGVERKSMIISEEEKRITAYHEAGHTLVAKLLPGTDPIHKVSIIPRGMALGVTQQLPMDEKHTYPLEYLRNNICVLLGGRLAEDIILSQPTTGAGNDIERATELARKMVCEWGMSKELGPLTFGKKEEEIFLGREISKHRDYSEATAVAIDREVKNIVMECYNLAKSLLLSKIDVLNALAKALLEKEVLNGEEIDKIVNSEGKEAITAA
- the folP gene encoding dihydropteroate synthase, with the protein product MNNFRIDFPRGISLCLDNSLAVMGVINCTPDSFYDGGKYSSADEAVERALRMEEEGAKIIDVGGESTRPGSKRVDAKEELSRVIPVVKKLRKKSKILISVDTYKSEVATAALDNGADLVNDISGFDFDAKMPETIAHFGCPVIIGHIKGKPETMQKGVKYRNVVNEVMKKLEDKTDMAVKSGIRKDLILIDPGIGFGKKVEDNLRIIKYLNQIKKLERPIVIGASRKSFIGKILDVEPEERLEGSLAVASIAALNGADIIRAHDVKETVRALKVVESILSA
- a CDS encoding TIGR00159 family protein is translated as MGITYIDLFKNALDILIVAFIIYRLLLFIKGTRAIQMLIGLILFSFVYLLSEYFEFTTTHWIMEHFWSVLLIAILILFQPEIRAMLAEMGQRPIMASFFKYEGQQVMGEIIKAVMILSERRIGALIVLERETKLRPYVQVGAILMSRVTERLILSIFQPESPLHDGAIIIGEDNRIFAAGCYLPLTSRTDISKYLGTRHRAAVGISEETDAVVIVVSEETGTISIAEGGQLYSNLSEDSLRERLQSLFKITAKKGTKK